From Frateuria aurantia DSM 6220, one genomic window encodes:
- a CDS encoding NAD(P)/FAD-dependent oxidoreductase, protein MQATSTSSTVPRIVIVGGGAGGLALATQLGRDLGRPGRAEIILADMDAAYVWKPMLHTVAAGTYDAGIQQTAYLAQAANRHFHFMPGRMTALDRTSRRITLAPVTDINGQVSLPEREVGYDYLVLAVGSRANDFGTPGVQAHCDFIEGRREARVFNSKLRLELLRAIHSSETGGLAIIGGGATGVQLAAEVSHMLELIDGYGVPDAHAHFKLYLIEMQDHILAGFPDNVVQQATEQLAKVGVEVMTGAQVASVDAEGVSLKDGRQLPARIKVWAAGVKAPEFLHGIDGLESMRNGRLVINTQLQTRRDDRIYAIGDCAALTFPGETMPLPTTAQVANQQAKYLAEALPRRLAGQASPPFEYHDMGKIVSLSDYNAFGVLGNYGFFKRGFIKGRFAQLGHLFLYRRFQVDLYGWWRTGLRIIADRINRLSQPKVRLD, encoded by the coding sequence ATGCAAGCCACCTCCACATCTTCGACCGTGCCCCGCATCGTCATCGTCGGCGGTGGCGCGGGCGGTCTGGCCCTGGCCACCCAGCTGGGACGCGACCTGGGCCGCCCCGGCCGCGCTGAAATCATTCTTGCCGACATGGACGCGGCCTATGTCTGGAAGCCGATGCTGCACACCGTGGCCGCCGGTACCTACGATGCAGGCATCCAGCAGACCGCTTATCTGGCCCAGGCCGCCAACCGGCATTTCCACTTCATGCCCGGACGTATGACGGCACTGGACCGCACCTCGCGGCGGATCACCCTGGCCCCGGTCACCGACATCAACGGTCAGGTCAGCCTGCCCGAGCGTGAAGTCGGTTATGACTATCTGGTGCTTGCCGTGGGCAGCCGCGCCAATGACTTCGGAACCCCCGGTGTGCAGGCTCATTGCGACTTCATCGAAGGTCGCCGCGAGGCCCGCGTCTTCAACAGCAAGCTGCGGCTGGAACTGCTGCGCGCGATCCATTCAAGTGAAACCGGCGGCCTGGCCATCATCGGCGGCGGTGCCACCGGAGTGCAGCTGGCCGCCGAGGTCAGTCACATGCTGGAGCTGATCGACGGTTACGGGGTCCCCGATGCCCATGCGCACTTCAAGCTGTATCTGATCGAGATGCAGGACCATATCCTGGCCGGTTTCCCCGACAATGTCGTGCAGCAGGCTACGGAGCAGTTGGCCAAGGTCGGCGTGGAAGTGATGACCGGCGCCCAGGTCGCCAGCGTCGATGCCGAAGGCGTCAGCCTCAAGGACGGCCGGCAGCTGCCCGCGCGGATCAAGGTCTGGGCCGCCGGCGTCAAGGCACCTGAATTTCTGCACGGCATCGACGGGCTGGAAAGCATGCGCAACGGCCGGCTGGTGATCAACACCCAGCTGCAGACCCGCCGTGACGACCGCATCTATGCCATCGGCGATTGCGCGGCCCTGACCTTTCCGGGCGAGACCATGCCCTTGCCGACCACCGCGCAAGTCGCCAACCAGCAGGCAAAATATCTGGCCGAAGCCTTGCCACGGCGCCTGGCCGGTCAGGCCTCGCCCCCGTTCGAATACCACGACATGGGCAAGATCGTCTCGCTCAGCGACTACAACGCCTTCGGGGTGCTGGGCAACTACGGCTTTTTCAAGCGCGGCTTCATCAAGGGGCGCTTCGCCCAGCTCGGGCATCTGTTCCTGTATCGCCGCTTCCAGGTCGACCTGTACGGCTGGTGGCGAACCGGGCTGAGAATAATCGCCGATCGCATCAACCGGCTGAGCCAGCCCAAGGTCAGGCTGGACTGA
- a CDS encoding ATP-binding cassette domain-containing protein, whose product MIEVQQLRKSFAEVEAVRDVSFRAEDGQITGLLGPNGAGKTTTLRMLYTLMRPDHGTIRIDGLDAVAEPLAARRRLGVLPDAHGLYKRMTARENIDYFARLQGLAPEPARRRGQQLIDELGMTEFADRRSEGYSQGQRIKTAIARALVHDPANVLLDEPTNGLDVMATRALRRFVLSLREQGRCVLLSSHVMQEIAAVCDRVVVIAAGRVIAIDSPEGLRERTGEASLEDAFVRLIGSGEGLAA is encoded by the coding sequence ATGATCGAGGTCCAGCAGTTGCGCAAGTCGTTCGCCGAGGTCGAAGCCGTCCGCGATGTGAGCTTCCGTGCCGAGGATGGCCAGATCACCGGCCTGCTAGGACCCAACGGGGCGGGCAAGACCACCACGCTGCGGATGCTCTACACCTTGATGCGGCCAGACCACGGCACGATACGTATCGACGGCCTTGATGCCGTGGCCGAGCCACTGGCGGCAAGGCGGCGGCTTGGTGTGCTGCCCGATGCGCACGGTCTGTACAAGCGGATGACGGCACGCGAGAACATCGACTATTTTGCCCGCCTGCAGGGTCTGGCACCGGAGCCGGCTCGCCGCCGCGGGCAGCAGCTGATCGACGAACTGGGCATGACCGAATTCGCTGATCGGCGCAGCGAAGGCTACTCGCAGGGGCAGCGCATCAAGACGGCGATCGCCCGGGCCCTGGTGCATGATCCGGCCAATGTCCTGCTGGATGAGCCCACCAACGGACTGGACGTGATGGCTACGCGCGCCTTGCGCCGCTTTGTTCTGTCGTTGCGCGAGCAGGGCCGGTGCGTATTGCTGTCCAGCCATGTGATGCAGGAAATCGCCGCGGTCTGCGACCGGGTGGTGGTGATCGCCGCAGGCCGGGTGATCGCGATCGACAGTCCGGAAGGGCTGCGGGAACGCACCGGTGAAGCCAGCCTGGAAGATGCTTTTGTCCGACTCATCGGAAGTGGCGAGGGTCTGGCCGCATGA
- a CDS encoding fimbrial biogenesis chaperone — translation MNAGQCVARCLAVLALIAGRNASADVVINSTRVIYPAEAKEVTIKLDNRGQTPSLIQAWLDAGDARQSPEQARTPFVITPPISRIEPHRGMSLRLMFAGAPLVQQRESVFWLNVLEVPPMPAKGSGRNYLQLAIRSRIKVFYRPEKLPGRALLAYRQLQWTLHKDDAGRIQLECSNPSPYFVSFSTVAAAVPATTVSWRSRHGGMVAPGGTQRFELEGTAASLPTHGDIRFTTINDYGGSDEHIGHF, via the coding sequence ATGAATGCCGGCCAGTGCGTGGCACGGTGTCTGGCGGTTCTTGCCTTGATCGCGGGTCGGAACGCCAGCGCTGATGTGGTCATCAACAGTACGCGTGTCATCTATCCCGCCGAGGCGAAAGAGGTGACCATCAAATTGGACAATCGCGGCCAGACGCCATCGTTGATCCAGGCTTGGCTGGACGCAGGCGATGCCCGGCAGAGTCCGGAGCAGGCCCGGACGCCCTTCGTGATCACGCCGCCGATTTCTCGGATCGAGCCGCATCGCGGCATGAGTCTGCGTCTGATGTTCGCCGGGGCACCGCTGGTGCAGCAGCGGGAGTCGGTGTTCTGGCTGAACGTGCTGGAAGTCCCGCCGATGCCGGCGAAGGGTTCGGGGCGCAACTATCTGCAGCTGGCGATCCGCTCGCGGATCAAGGTGTTTTACCGGCCGGAAAAACTGCCGGGTCGGGCACTGCTGGCCTACCGGCAATTGCAGTGGACACTGCACAAGGATGACGCGGGACGCATCCAGCTGGAGTGCAGCAATCCATCGCCTTACTTCGTCTCCTTCAGCACGGTCGCGGCCGCCGTGCCTGCCACGACGGTTTCATGGCGCAGCCGGCACGGCGGGATGGTCGCCCCCGGTGGCACGCAGCGCTTCGAACTGGAGGGGACCGCGGCATCGCTGCCCACGCATGGAGATATCCGTTTCACCACCATCAATGATTACGGAGGCAGTGACGAGCACATCGGTCACTTCTGA
- a CDS encoding ABC transporter ATP-binding protein — translation MRDTVPALEVNALRKIYSNGVEALKGVSLTVQPGDFFALLGPNGAGKSTLIGILSSLVNASGGDARIFGVSLHEQRSAAMRLVGLVPQEINFNVFEKPFDICVNQAGFYGVPRAKAAERAERYLKELRLWDKAHLQARTLSGGMKRRLMIARAMMNEPKLLILDEPTAGVDIEIRRSMWQFVSGINAAGTTVILTTHYLEEAEQLCRNIAIIDHGRIVENTDMKSLLARLEGETFVLDVAASTLPAALPDIPGIRLRRVDASTLEAEMAKSHDLNSLFAALSTCGITITSMRNKSNRLEELFVQLVERGRHADTRQQEASA, via the coding sequence ATGCGCGATACCGTTCCTGCCCTGGAAGTCAACGCTCTTCGCAAGATCTACAGCAATGGCGTGGAGGCGCTGAAAGGCGTCAGTCTCACCGTCCAGCCCGGCGATTTCTTCGCCCTGCTCGGCCCCAACGGCGCCGGCAAATCGACCCTGATCGGCATTCTGTCCTCGCTGGTCAATGCCAGCGGCGGTGATGCCCGCATCTTTGGCGTGTCGCTGCATGAACAACGCAGCGCCGCCATGCGACTGGTCGGACTGGTTCCGCAGGAAATCAATTTCAATGTTTTCGAGAAACCTTTCGACATCTGCGTCAATCAGGCCGGCTTCTATGGCGTTCCGCGCGCCAAGGCCGCCGAACGCGCCGAACGGTATCTGAAAGAGCTTCGCCTGTGGGACAAGGCGCATCTGCAGGCCCGTACCTTGTCGGGTGGCATGAAGCGCAGGCTGATGATCGCCCGGGCGATGATGAACGAACCCAAGCTGCTGATCCTCGACGAACCCACGGCCGGCGTGGATATCGAGATCCGTCGCAGCATGTGGCAGTTTGTCAGCGGCATCAATGCCGCCGGCACCACGGTCATTCTCACTACCCACTATCTGGAAGAGGCCGAGCAGCTGTGCCGCAATATCGCCATCATCGATCATGGCCGGATCGTCGAGAACACGGACATGAAATCCCTGCTGGCCCGGCTGGAGGGTGAAACCTTCGTGCTCGACGTGGCGGCCAGCACCCTGCCGGCCGCTCTGCCCGACATCCCCGGCATCCGTCTGCGGCGGGTGGATGCCAGCACCCTGGAAGCGGAAATGGCCAAGAGCCACGATCTGAACAGCCTGTTTGCGGCCTTGTCGACCTGCGGAATCACGATCACCTCGATGCGCAACAAGAGCAACCGTCTGGAAGAACTGTTCGTGCAACTGGTCGAGCGCGGCCGTCATGCCGATACCCGGCAACAGGAGGCTTCGGCATGA
- a CDS encoding fimbria/pilus outer membrane usher protein — MRSDAPELRVALCRPADTDSGCLQAAGRRAALAVLLAAVSPAVVAWPSAALDPTASAAAPAPTDASFNSAFLAGRAKGLDLGRYAHGNPVDPGSYSVDIHVNGDWIGRRSIRFVAVPASMTAWPCFTSGQLDELGIKPAAVAGMKASADSRCRLLPEWVDQANARYDSSEMRLDLSVPQVALQRQARGYVEPQYWSHGIVAGFLNYSVNVYQYRMEGRSMDFHPDPQVPPGALDPVTGRPLEDGRRYRRPTGIEQTSAYAGLDGGFNLGAWQFRHTSAFNWQSGYGGRWQNIASYAQYYWPSARTQLLLGDAYTNGELFDAIAYRGVQARTDDRMFPDSLRGYAPIVRGVATSNARVEVRQNGYVIYQITVAPGPFEIRDLYPTGYGGDLQVRITEADGSQRQFSVPYASVAQSLRPGISRYSAMMGKVREQSLHFRPMMMQGTFQRGISNSLTGYAGALASSGYVSALAGAAVMTRAGAFSLDVTGASLRLPGYGSRNGQSFKFGFSKFVQPTGTQFALAAYRYSTSGFMGLRDYLYARDQIAADPVGRYAIQRQRSRFELTLNQSLGSGGGSIYATGSTLDYWGDGRRASQYQLGYNNVWRRLRLNYNLSASRLRDLAGRSEIQYFLTLSLPLGYGSHAPQLNSAITRSDRGHTQEQLGVTGSLGIDNNLNYGLTMQHDSRDGGGTEGSANVQYRSPYSQLSGSYGQGGSYRQASLGAVGSVVVHGGGLSFSPQTGDTMAIVHAAGARGARVSNYSGLRIDRWGHAVIPYLIPYRQNTVQIDPQGLSTDIELDDTSQQVAPYAGAIVKLDFQTRQGRAVLIDSRAPDGSPLPFAAPVFDAAGHQVGLVGQASQLYVRSMPDQGRLQVQWGEQPSERCEIHYQLPPRKAAGAAYYQTIRQACTAMAAAVDLPAGRK, encoded by the coding sequence ATGAGGAGTGATGCCCCCGAGCTGCGCGTTGCTTTGTGCCGTCCGGCGGATACGGATTCCGGATGTCTTCAAGCGGCGGGGCGGCGAGCCGCCCTGGCGGTCCTGCTGGCGGCGGTGTCGCCGGCCGTGGTTGCCTGGCCGTCGGCGGCCCTGGATCCGACGGCATCGGCGGCAGCTCCTGCCCCGACCGACGCCAGTTTCAACAGTGCTTTTCTGGCCGGACGCGCAAAGGGCCTGGACCTTGGCCGTTATGCACACGGCAATCCGGTGGACCCGGGGAGCTACAGCGTGGATATCCATGTGAATGGCGACTGGATCGGTCGCCGCAGCATCCGCTTCGTGGCGGTACCGGCCAGCATGACGGCCTGGCCTTGCTTCACCTCCGGGCAGCTGGATGAGCTGGGTATCAAGCCCGCCGCCGTGGCGGGCATGAAAGCGTCGGCCGACAGCCGCTGCCGCTTGTTGCCGGAGTGGGTCGATCAGGCGAACGCCCGCTACGATAGCAGCGAAATGCGGCTGGATCTGTCCGTGCCGCAAGTGGCCCTGCAGCGCCAGGCACGCGGTTATGTCGAACCCCAATATTGGTCGCACGGGATTGTGGCGGGGTTTCTCAATTATTCGGTGAATGTCTATCAGTATCGGATGGAGGGTCGAAGCATGGACTTTCATCCCGATCCGCAAGTGCCGCCGGGCGCTCTGGATCCGGTGACCGGGCGGCCGCTCGAGGACGGCAGGAGATATCGCCGCCCGACGGGTATCGAGCAGACTTCGGCCTATGCCGGGCTGGATGGCGGCTTCAACCTCGGTGCCTGGCAGTTCCGGCACACTTCGGCCTTCAACTGGCAGTCCGGCTATGGCGGACGCTGGCAGAATATCGCCAGCTATGCCCAGTATTACTGGCCGTCCGCGCGAACCCAGTTGTTGCTGGGCGATGCCTATACCAACGGCGAGCTGTTCGATGCCATCGCCTATCGCGGAGTACAGGCCCGCACCGACGACCGGATGTTTCCGGACTCCCTGCGCGGCTATGCACCGATCGTGCGCGGTGTGGCAACCAGCAATGCACGGGTGGAAGTGCGCCAGAATGGTTATGTGATCTACCAGATCACGGTGGCGCCGGGACCGTTCGAGATCCGCGACCTGTACCCGACCGGTTATGGTGGCGACCTGCAGGTGCGGATTACCGAGGCGGACGGGTCGCAGCGACAGTTTTCGGTGCCCTATGCGTCGGTGGCACAGTCGCTGCGACCGGGCATCAGTCGGTACAGCGCGATGATGGGCAAGGTGCGCGAGCAGAGCCTGCATTTCCGGCCGATGATGATGCAGGGCACGTTCCAGCGCGGCATCAGCAACAGCCTGACCGGCTATGCCGGCGCCCTGGCCAGCTCCGGATATGTGTCGGCGCTGGCCGGGGCGGCGGTGATGACACGTGCCGGTGCCTTCTCGCTGGATGTGACCGGGGCCAGTCTGCGGCTGCCCGGGTACGGAAGTCGCAACGGGCAGAGCTTCAAGTTCGGTTTCAGCAAGTTTGTCCAGCCCACCGGGACCCAGTTCGCCTTGGCCGCCTACCGGTATTCCACCTCCGGCTTCATGGGCTTGCGCGACTATCTTTATGCGCGCGACCAGATCGCGGCAGACCCCGTCGGACGATATGCCATCCAGCGGCAACGCAGCCGCTTCGAGCTGACGCTGAACCAGTCGCTGGGATCGGGTGGCGGGTCGATCTACGCGACGGGATCGACTCTGGATTACTGGGGCGACGGTCGCCGGGCCAGTCAGTACCAGCTGGGCTACAACAATGTGTGGCGGCGCCTGCGCCTCAACTACAACCTGTCGGCATCGCGTCTGCGCGACCTGGCCGGGCGTTCGGAGATTCAGTATTTCCTGACCCTGTCGCTGCCGCTGGGCTATGGCAGCCACGCCCCTCAGCTCAACAGCGCGATCACCCGCAGCGATCGCGGCCATACCCAGGAGCAGCTGGGCGTGACCGGCTCGCTTGGCATCGACAACAATCTCAACTACGGACTGACCATGCAGCACGACTCTCGTGACGGCGGCGGCACCGAAGGCAGTGCCAATGTCCAGTACCGCAGTCCTTATTCACAGCTCAGCGGCAGCTATGGCCAGGGCGGCAGCTACCGGCAGGCGTCGCTGGGCGCGGTCGGCTCGGTGGTGGTGCATGGCGGCGGCCTGAGCTTCAGTCCGCAAACCGGCGACACCATGGCCATTGTTCATGCAGCCGGTGCCCGCGGCGCCCGGGTCTCGAATTATTCGGGCTTGCGCATCGATCGCTGGGGCCATGCCGTGATTCCCTATCTGATTCCCTATCGGCAGAACACCGTGCAGATTGATCCGCAGGGACTTTCCACCGATATCGAGCTGGATGACACCAGCCAGCAGGTCGCGCCGTATGCCGGTGCGATCGTGAAACTGGACTTCCAAACCCGCCAGGGCCGGGCCGTGCTGATCGACAGCCGGGCACCGGACGGCTCGCCGCTGCCGTTTGCCGCGCCGGTCTTCGATGCCGCCGGGCATCAGGTCGGCCTCGTCGGGCAGGCCAGCCAGTTGTACGTGCGCTCGATGCCGGATCAGGGCCGGCTGCAGGTGCAATGGGGCGAGCAGCCGTCCGAACGCTGCGAGATCCATTATCAGTTGCCGCCGCGCAAGGCGGCCGGAGCCGCGTATTACCAGACCATCCGGCAGGCTTGCACGGCCATGGCCGCTGCCGTCGATCTGCCCGCAGGGAGGAAATAG
- a CDS encoding fimbrial protein — protein sequence MKTLTLAATAVAAFGLSALSTPSRAADGLINFNGQITAQTCDISGNGGGVDFTVTLPTVSQQTLSAAGQWAGRTPFNIALSNCSPATGNVAVYFEPGSTVDLRTGQLLNDTGDGQATNVELQLLNQDTTAITLGAADLAATNSKSVALEDGAATLNYYVQYVAVNGASTDGLVASRINYTIAYE from the coding sequence GTGAAAACATTGACTCTGGCCGCCACTGCGGTCGCTGCATTCGGGCTTTCGGCCCTGTCCACGCCCAGCCGCGCTGCGGATGGACTGATCAACTTCAATGGCCAGATCACGGCCCAGACCTGCGATATCAGCGGCAATGGCGGAGGGGTCGACTTCACGGTCACCCTGCCTACCGTCTCCCAGCAGACTTTGTCGGCGGCGGGGCAGTGGGCCGGGCGAACGCCCTTCAACATCGCGCTCAGCAATTGCTCGCCGGCGACCGGCAATGTGGCCGTCTATTTTGAACCGGGGAGTACCGTCGACCTGCGCACCGGCCAGCTGTTGAACGACACGGGTGACGGTCAGGCCACCAATGTCGAGCTGCAGTTGCTGAATCAGGACACCACGGCCATCACCCTGGGGGCTGCCGATCTGGCGGCGACCAACTCCAAATCGGTGGCCCTCGAGGATGGTGCCGCCACCCTGAACTACTATGTGCAGTACGTGGCCGTGAACGGTGCTTCCACCGATGGTCTGGTGGCCAGTCGGATCAATTACACCATCGCTTACGAGTAA
- a CDS encoding ABC transporter permease — MSSSSNLIALGTIVRREVMRILRIWTQTLIPPVITMTLYFVIFGRLIGSRIGTMHGFSYMQYIVPGLVMMSIITNSYGNISSSFFGAKFGRYVEEMLVSPMPNWVILGGYVAGSVLRGLIVGILVLLIALFFTHLHIVHPLITLAAVLMGATVFSLAGFVNAVYAKKFDDIALVPTFVLTPLTYLGGVFYSVDLLPQPWRDISMVNPILYMVNAFRYGVLGVSDVGLGTAFVVMALFVLGLGAVGLRLLSKGVGLRS; from the coding sequence ATGAGCAGCTCATCCAACCTGATCGCGCTGGGCACGATCGTCCGCCGCGAAGTGATGCGGATCCTGCGGATCTGGACCCAGACCCTGATACCGCCGGTCATTACCATGACCCTGTATTTCGTGATCTTCGGCCGCCTGATCGGCAGCCGGATCGGCACCATGCACGGTTTCAGCTACATGCAGTACATCGTGCCGGGCCTGGTGATGATGAGTATCATCACCAACAGCTACGGCAATATCTCCAGCTCGTTCTTCGGCGCCAAATTCGGTCGCTACGTCGAGGAAATGCTGGTCTCGCCGATGCCGAACTGGGTCATTCTGGGCGGCTATGTCGCCGGCTCGGTGCTGCGCGGCCTGATCGTCGGCATCCTGGTGCTGCTGATCGCCCTGTTCTTCACCCATTTGCATATCGTCCATCCGCTGATCACCCTGGCCGCCGTGCTGATGGGCGCCACGGTGTTCTCGCTGGCCGGATTCGTGAATGCCGTCTATGCCAAGAAGTTCGACGACATCGCCCTGGTGCCCACCTTCGTGCTGACCCCGCTGACCTATCTGGGCGGCGTGTTCTACTCGGTGGATCTGCTGCCGCAGCCCTGGCGCGACATCTCGATGGTGAATCCGATCCTGTACATGGTGAATGCCTTCCGTTACGGCGTGCTGGGTGTCAGCGATGTCGGCCTGGGTACCGCCTTCGTGGTCATGGCCCTGTTCGTGCTGGGCCTTGGCGCGGTCGGCCTGCGACTGCTGTCCAAGGGTGTCGGCCTGCGGTCATAA
- a CDS encoding alpha/beta fold hydrolase has protein sequence MPAAPAHWRLGRVDLHACTLPAPAGGGSPAAWCGQWPVAENPAHPEARTIRLRLAVIRSDAQTPAADMVTVLAGGPGQAATEAWSQLAAGLRGLTAHRNVLLLDQRGTGGSNPLTCHDDQSRSDSITQDDAALIRAEASQCAERLSRKADLRMYTTTLAIGDLEQVRQALGAPRLDLIGISYGTRVAQQYAGSYPAAVRSIVLDSVVPNALALGQDHAANLDAALQAQARRCESEPGCRRRFGDPYAELRQLQRQLQAHPQTLNLHDPQRYTVGQASLSADTLAIVARMFAYSPLTMAVLPLSVDAAIHGNAEPLTAQARLLQGRLSDSMSSGMGYAVSCSEDADLLHTRSADQHTLLGNRFVSTLQAICSVWPKGDRPPGFHRDFRSAAPVLLLSGEFDPVTPPRYARQVASGLPHARLLVLKGQAHNVILAGCTPRLVAHFIAQADVAAFDDSCLQGMQAPPFFTDFNGAAP, from the coding sequence GTGCCCGCCGCGCCCGCCCATTGGCGGCTGGGGCGGGTTGATCTGCATGCCTGCACGCTGCCGGCCCCCGCGGGTGGCGGCAGTCCCGCGGCCTGGTGCGGGCAATGGCCGGTGGCGGAAAATCCGGCGCATCCGGAGGCGCGCACGATCCGGCTGCGCCTGGCCGTGATCCGTTCCGACGCCCAGACTCCGGCCGCCGATATGGTGACGGTGCTGGCCGGAGGCCCGGGGCAGGCCGCGACCGAAGCCTGGTCGCAGCTGGCAGCTGGCCTGCGGGGGCTGACCGCGCATCGCAATGTGCTGCTGCTGGACCAGCGCGGTACCGGCGGTTCGAATCCGCTGACGTGTCACGATGATCAGAGCCGGTCCGATTCCATCACGCAAGACGACGCAGCGCTGATCAGGGCTGAGGCAAGCCAGTGCGCCGAACGCCTGTCACGGAAGGCCGATCTGCGGATGTATACCACCACGCTGGCGATCGGGGATCTGGAGCAGGTGCGACAGGCGCTGGGCGCACCTCGGCTTGACCTGATCGGCATTTCCTATGGCACGCGTGTCGCGCAGCAATATGCAGGAAGCTACCCGGCAGCCGTGCGCAGCATCGTGCTGGACAGCGTGGTCCCCAATGCATTGGCGCTGGGACAGGATCACGCGGCCAATCTGGACGCGGCGCTGCAGGCCCAGGCGCGGCGCTGCGAATCCGAGCCGGGCTGTAGGCGGCGCTTCGGTGACCCCTATGCTGAATTGCGCCAATTGCAGCGGCAATTGCAGGCGCATCCACAGACACTGAACCTGCATGACCCTCAACGGTACACCGTGGGACAGGCGAGTCTGAGTGCCGATACGCTGGCCATCGTGGCGCGGATGTTCGCTTACTCGCCTCTGACCATGGCGGTGCTGCCGTTGTCGGTGGATGCGGCGATCCATGGCAACGCCGAACCGTTGACGGCGCAGGCCCGATTGCTGCAGGGGCGTCTGAGCGACTCGATGAGCTCGGGGATGGGCTATGCGGTCAGCTGCAGCGAGGATGCCGACCTGCTGCATACCCGTTCCGCCGATCAGCATACCTTGCTTGGCAATCGATTCGTGAGCACCCTGCAGGCGATCTGCTCGGTGTGGCCCAAGGGCGACCGCCCCCCTGGATTCCATCGTGATTTTCGCAGCGCGGCGCCGGTCCTGCTGTTGTCAGGTGAATTTGATCCTGTCACTCCGCCACGGTACGCCCGCCAAGTGGCTTCCGGTCTGCCGCATGCGCGGCTGCTGGTGCTGAAAGGGCAGGCCCACAACGTCATCCTTGCTGGCTGCACGCCGCGCCTGGTAGCGCACTTCATCGCGCAGGCCGACGTCGCGGCTTTCGACGACAGTTGCCTGCAGGGCATGCAGGCCCCGCCGTTCTTCACTGATTTCAACGGAGCCGCTCCATGA
- a CDS encoding ABC transporter permease produces MNIHFAKSPLLTIWWKEVRENLRDRRAVLNALVIGPLLTPLLLLVLIQVLVQRESRQSDRPVTIPVVGAQYAPALIGFLAEGGIRAGSAIADPEQAVVDRDQDVVLRISPQWSAQIARGEPAGIQLIHDSSRSDAQATVDRVSKRLQAWSAQQAALRLLARGMDPAIASPLAISDRDQSTSRSRAGLMFSMLPYLLILTVQMGGMYLAIDLTAGERERQSLEPLLVNPVARWKILLAKLAATSSFAFASLVLSVLAFGLVGYGLPSAKLGFELHLGLRFMFTAWWMMLPLTVFLAGLQIMVAGFAKSYREAQTYLGLLSLVPALPSLFLSLLPFKASAWMYAVPVLSQNLGIVELLRSGQVAWLPLGLCFAGTSLLAVLVVIIAIRVFDSERMAISS; encoded by the coding sequence ATGAACATCCATTTCGCAAAGTCGCCCCTTCTGACGATCTGGTGGAAAGAGGTCAGGGAAAACCTGCGTGATCGTCGGGCGGTGCTCAATGCCCTGGTCATCGGTCCACTGCTGACGCCGCTTCTGCTGCTGGTGCTGATCCAGGTGCTGGTGCAGCGCGAAAGCCGGCAGTCGGACCGGCCCGTCACCATTCCGGTTGTCGGTGCGCAATACGCTCCGGCGCTGATCGGGTTTCTTGCCGAGGGCGGTATCCGGGCAGGTTCCGCCATCGCCGACCCGGAACAGGCCGTGGTGGATCGGGATCAGGACGTGGTCCTGCGGATCTCGCCGCAGTGGTCAGCCCAGATCGCGCGCGGCGAGCCGGCCGGGATCCAGCTGATTCATGATTCCTCGCGCAGCGACGCGCAGGCAACGGTGGATCGCGTCAGCAAACGCCTGCAGGCCTGGTCGGCCCAGCAGGCGGCGCTGCGTCTGCTGGCGCGTGGCATGGATCCAGCCATTGCCAGTCCACTGGCCATCTCGGATCGTGACCAGTCGACCTCGCGCAGCCGTGCCGGTCTGATGTTCTCGATGCTGCCTTATCTTTTGATACTGACGGTGCAGATGGGAGGCATGTATCTGGCGATCGACCTGACCGCTGGCGAGCGGGAGCGGCAGTCGCTGGAACCGCTGCTTGTCAATCCGGTGGCGCGCTGGAAAATTCTGCTGGCCAAGCTGGCCGCGACCTCCAGTTTCGCCTTTGCCAGCCTGGTGCTGAGCGTACTGGCATTCGGTCTGGTCGGATATGGTCTGCCTTCCGCAAAACTGGGCTTTGAACTGCACCTGGGGCTGCGCTTCATGTTCACCGCCTGGTGGATGATGCTGCCGTTGACCGTTTTCCTGGCCGGTTTGCAGATCATGGTGGCGGGGTTCGCCAAAAGCTATCGCGAAGCCCAGACCTATCTGGGGCTGCTGTCCCTGGTGCCGGCCTTGCCCAGCCTGTTCCTGAGCCTGTTGCCGTTCAAGGCCAGCGCATGGATGTATGCCGTTCCGGTGCTGTCACAGAACCTTGGCATCGTCGAACTGCTGCGATCAGGGCAGGTGGCATGGCTGCCGCTGGGCCTGTGTTTTGCCGGCACCAGTCTGCTGGCGGTGCTGGTGGTGATCATCGCGATCCGGGTTTTCGATAGCGAACGGATGGCCATTTCCAGCTGA